One window from the genome of [Clostridium] celerecrescens 18A encodes:
- a CDS encoding GTP pyrophosphokinase — protein sequence MTEEEYLCFIQPYEDALKNIRVRVDVLNNDYRRKNQNYPIHHIQYRIKQKESIENKLDKNGYEASVDSARNYLTDVAGIRVICYFITDIYAIVSLLKKQSDIVIIKESDYIANPKPNGYRSFHIVFGVPVYHTDGMEYYPVEIQLRTMSMDLWASMEHRICYKGEEREQAAEEFKKYAIALRRMEDEMEEFL from the coding sequence ATGACTGAAGAAGAGTATCTCTGTTTTATCCAGCCCTATGAGGATGCGCTTAAAAACATTCGTGTGAGAGTGGATGTGCTGAATAATGACTACAGGAGAAAAAACCAGAATTACCCCATCCATCATATCCAGTACAGAATTAAGCAAAAGGAAAGCATTGAAAACAAGCTGGATAAGAACGGATATGAGGCAAGCGTTGATTCGGCCAGAAACTATCTGACGGATGTTGCCGGTATCCGGGTCATCTGCTATTTTATCACGGATATCTATGCCATTGTCAGCCTGTTAAAGAAGCAGTCGGATATTGTGATCATAAAGGAAAGTGATTATATTGCTAATCCAAAGCCCAATGGATATAGAAGCTTCCATATAGTTTTTGGAGTTCCGGTCTATCACACCGATGGTATGGAATATTACCCGGTAGAAATACAGCTGCGCACAATGTCCATGGACTTATGGGCCAGTATGGAGCATCGGATCTGCTATAAGGGGGAAGAGAGGGAACAGGCAGCAGAGGAATTTAAAAAGTATGCCATTGCCTTAAGGCGGATGGAGGATGAGATGGAAGAATTTCTCTGA
- a CDS encoding YesL family protein, with the protein MFSGFFNYDNPVWRFIGKFGDLIILNILWLICSIPIFTIGASTTAVYYVTLKLARDDDGYTIRSFFKSFKENFKQSTIIWLILLVVGLILGVDLYFFTRLFTGSGSFRTVMLTVFLAMVLIYAAVFTYIFPLQARFFNTVKRTFFNAFFMSLRHLFRTIGMIAIDGALLAAAFLLMVPPMLMIFMLFGFPLLAFINSYILAPVFNQYIPKEEEEKGDELKPLFADEEEPVSSILMAKGDEHQEEMPENEEIEMKETHDGQE; encoded by the coding sequence ATGTTTTCTGGTTTTTTTAATTATGATAACCCGGTATGGCGGTTTATCGGTAAATTTGGAGATCTGATTATTTTAAATATCCTATGGCTGATATGCAGCATTCCTATTTTTACCATAGGAGCTTCTACCACAGCTGTATATTATGTAACCCTGAAGCTTGCAAGAGATGACGATGGGTATACCATCCGTTCTTTTTTTAAGTCATTTAAAGAAAACTTTAAGCAATCTACGATCATCTGGCTGATCCTTCTGGTTGTAGGATTGATCCTTGGAGTTGACTTGTACTTCTTTACCAGATTGTTTACAGGTTCCGGGTCCTTTCGGACCGTGATGCTTACCGTGTTCCTGGCAATGGTTCTAATCTATGCGGCTGTCTTTACGTATATTTTTCCACTTCAGGCCAGATTTTTCAATACGGTAAAACGAACCTTTTTCAACGCCTTTTTTATGTCCCTGCGCCATTTATTCCGCACCATTGGTATGATTGCCATTGACGGAGCTTTGCTGGCGGCTGCATTCCTGCTAATGGTACCTCCAATGCTGATGATATTCATGCTGTTTGGCTTTCCGCTGCTGGCATTTATTAACTCCTATATCCTGGCTCCCGTGTTTAATCAGTATATTCCAAAAGAGGAAGAGGAGAAAGGGGACGAGCTTAAGCCGCTGTTTGCAGATGAGGAAGAGCCTGTAAGCAGCATTTTGATGGCAAAAGGGGACGAGCATCAGGAAGAGATGCCTGAGAACGAAGAGATAGAGATGAAAGAAACACATGACGGGCAGGAATAA
- a CDS encoding GNAT family N-acetyltransferase yields MNFEITDKIKEQDEEIIYQGLLNYNLPRIEDKNPRDLGIYLQEETGEKAGGLIGNTHGNWLFVKYLWVREDLRGQNIGSKLLNQAEETAKERGCRYAFLDTFSFQAPAFYEKHGYKSVFALEEYPVTGKRYYFTKTL; encoded by the coding sequence ATGAACTTTGAAATAACTGATAAAATTAAAGAACAAGATGAGGAAATCATTTACCAGGGCTTATTAAACTATAATCTACCCAGAATTGAGGACAAGAACCCAAGAGATTTAGGAATTTATTTGCAGGAAGAGACAGGAGAAAAAGCCGGTGGACTGATCGGGAATACACACGGCAACTGGTTGTTTGTCAAATATTTATGGGTCAGGGAAGACTTACGGGGTCAAAATATTGGCAGTAAGCTTCTAAATCAAGCCGAAGAAACAGCAAAGGAACGGGGGTGCAGATACGCATTTCTGGATACATTCAGTTTTCAGGCGCCTGCCTTCTATGAAAAGCACGGATATAAGAGTGTGTTCGCACTGGAAGAATATCCTGTGACAGGAAAACGCTACTATTTTACTAAAACTTTGTAA
- a CDS encoding ATP-dependent Clp protease proteolytic subunit produces MNNLIPMVIEQTARGERSYDIFSRLLNDRIIMLNGTVTNDTASLIIAQMLFLESADPNKDIHLYINSPGGSVTDGFAIMDTMNNIKCDVSTISIGQSGSAASLLLASGTKGKRFALKNSEILIHQPSISGGLQGQATDIKIHSDWLERTKKKLNEIYSELTGQPLKKIEEDMERDRYMTAVEAKEYGLIDEILLCRR; encoded by the coding sequence ATGAACAATCTTATCCCAATGGTTATAGAACAGACAGCCCGGGGAGAGCGGTCCTATGACATATTTTCCAGGCTGCTGAACGACCGTATTATCATGCTGAACGGCACTGTGACCAATGACACGGCGAGCCTGATTATAGCACAGATGCTTTTTCTGGAATCCGCTGACCCTAATAAGGATATTCACTTATATATCAACAGCCCCGGAGGCTCTGTAACAGATGGGTTCGCTATTATGGATACCATGAATAACATCAAATGTGATGTTTCCACCATAAGTATCGGCCAATCGGGAAGCGCGGCTTCCTTGCTTCTGGCATCAGGGACAAAGGGAAAACGATTTGCTCTTAAAAACAGTGAAATTCTGATCCATCAGCCGTCTATATCCGGCGGGCTGCAGGGGCAGGCTACGGATATTAAAATCCATAGTGACTGGCTTGAAAGAACAAAGAAAAAACTCAATGAAATATACAGCGAACTGACCGGCCAGCCGTTAAAAAAAATTGAGGAAGATATGGAACGGGATCGTTATATGACGGCTGTGGAGGCAAAGGAGTATGGTTTAATTGATGAAATTTTATTATGCCGCAGGTGA
- a CDS encoding GNAT family N-acetyltransferase, whose protein sequence is MGKNIRNRRPAKAMTWDRDIIVEGKIFQVTISDDHEALRSAFAEGRAVVGLWDRERTDQNLAPAAYVVEDLQDLDDVFLERVIRRREGLPWNIANTQRLTIREFVPQDYVSIPDEPEAGKSGFLFSTKEILKDYIGHQYGFYEYGIWAVVDHDKGKLVGKAGISNLEITGQEEFLRAIKKNDTPVELGYHIFSPYRQQGYGTEACKAILSYTALAVSEKIYARIDERNLASIKLAEDLGFRLIARTRSGSVPRLCLYEWNCS, encoded by the coding sequence TTGGGGAAGAATATCCGGAACCGGAGACCTGCTAAGGCAATGACCTGGGATCGGGATATTATAGTAGAAGGAAAGATTTTCCAGGTTACCATATCCGATGATCATGAGGCCCTGCGTTCTGCTTTTGCGGAAGGCAGGGCCGTTGTTGGTTTATGGGACCGGGAACGAACGGACCAGAACCTTGCCCCTGCCGCCTATGTTGTAGAGGATCTTCAGGATCTTGATGATGTGTTTTTAGAGCGGGTCATCAGGAGAAGAGAGGGACTTCCGTGGAATATTGCTAATACCCAGCGCTTGACGATCCGGGAATTCGTTCCCCAGGACTATGTCTCTATACCAGATGAGCCTGAGGCTGGGAAGTCGGGCTTCCTGTTTTCAACGAAAGAAATCCTGAAGGATTACATCGGTCATCAATACGGCTTTTATGAGTACGGTATTTGGGCCGTAGTTGACCATGACAAAGGGAAGCTTGTGGGAAAGGCGGGGATATCAAACTTAGAGATTACCGGGCAGGAGGAGTTTTTAAGGGCTATAAAAAAGAATGATACCCCGGTGGAACTGGGATATCACATTTTTTCCCCATACAGGCAGCAGGGATATGGAACGGAAGCCTGTAAAGCCATTCTTTCCTACACTGCCCTGGCTGTTTCAGAGAAGATTTATGCAAGGATCGACGAACGGAACTTAGCGTCAATCAAGCTGGCTGAAGATCTGGGGTTCCGGCTTATTGCCCGAACACGTAGCGGATCAGTTCCACGGCTGTGTCTGTATGAGTGGAATTGCTCATGA
- a CDS encoding LacI family DNA-binding transcriptional regulator, whose amino-acid sequence MSITIKEIARLAGVSPSSVSLVLNNRPNRISEHKKNLILQIADDNQYIPNAAARSLVTRKNNTFGLLIPDIENPFFSKLSKTLELQLRAEGYSLIIVNSNDTFEGDMILIDLLAAKGIDGIFVVISNESYLHQDIIEQKLLQLNLPFVMVDRIFDSFSCNKIYFDNVEGSYIATKYLLEKGHRKIACICNTFISNNSLSRIHGYRNAMTEYGIKVPKEYIIPANYRIEGGYEAAKQVLDTDCTAIFVCNDMMTLGILRYFSEQGIHVPEDYAIVSYDNLLSDYLFGIEISSVNQDVEELGIKAWNIMKEAARQDKKKETKQKEICLMPTLVIH is encoded by the coding sequence ATGTCCATAACAATAAAAGAAATAGCCAGATTAGCGGGAGTTTCTCCAAGCAGTGTATCCCTGGTTTTAAACAACAGGCCAAATAGAATTTCTGAACATAAGAAAAATCTTATCCTGCAGATTGCTGATGATAACCAATATATCCCAAATGCGGCGGCACGCAGTCTGGTAACCAGAAAAAACAATACATTCGGGCTTCTGATCCCTGATATAGAAAACCCTTTTTTTTCCAAATTATCAAAAACTTTAGAATTGCAGCTCAGAGCGGAAGGATATTCATTGATTATCGTCAACTCCAACGATACATTTGAAGGAGACATGATTTTAATTGACCTTCTGGCGGCAAAAGGGATCGACGGAATATTTGTGGTAATTTCCAATGAATCCTATCTTCATCAGGATATCATCGAGCAGAAATTATTACAGCTTAATCTTCCATTTGTAATGGTCGACCGCATATTCGATTCATTTTCATGTAATAAAATATATTTTGATAATGTAGAAGGTTCTTATATTGCAACCAAGTATCTATTGGAGAAAGGCCACAGAAAGATTGCCTGTATCTGCAATACTTTCATTTCCAACAACTCTCTTTCCCGTATACACGGATACCGGAATGCAATGACGGAATATGGAATCAAGGTACCGAAAGAGTATATCATTCCAGCAAACTACCGCATAGAAGGCGGATATGAAGCCGCAAAGCAAGTCCTTGACACGGACTGCACCGCCATATTTGTATGCAATGACATGATGACCCTTGGCATTCTAAGATACTTTTCAGAGCAGGGTATCCATGTTCCCGAAGATTATGCCATAGTAAGCTATGACAATCTGCTGTCTGATTATTTATTCGGAATAGAAATATCAAGTGTGAACCAGGACGTGGAAGAGCTTGGAATAAAGGCCTGGAACATCATGAAAGAAGCGGCCAGACAGGACAAGAAAAAAGAAACAAAGCAAAAGGAAATATGTTTAATGCCCACACTGGTCATTCATTAA
- a CDS encoding ribonuclease HII: MIKLNILNMDNFLQTVNACSDAVNLLYPDGRKENINKHYGLQNELLHRYRENKNFLSLSLEIPAPKDYMSIVSYYTGDC; the protein is encoded by the coding sequence ATGATAAAACTGAATATCTTGAATATGGATAACTTTTTACAAACTGTAAATGCGTGCAGTGATGCAGTTAATTTGCTGTACCCTGACGGTAGAAAAGAAAATATCAACAAACACTATGGACTCCAGAACGAGCTGCTTCACCGGTACAGAGAAAATAAAAACTTCCTGAGTCTTTCACTGGAGATTCCGGCTCCAAAGGATTATATGAGCATTGTCTCCTACTATACAGGAGACTGCTGA
- a CDS encoding alanine/glycine:cation symporter family protein, whose protein sequence is MIHRIHEMVWGPWLLVLFLGTGVFFTVKSGFFQIRKFPFWWKHTIGSIQEDEGEEKGEVTKFQTACTALAATIGTGNIAGVATALTAGGPGAIFWMWVSAGIGMMTGYAETMLGIRYRYRDRNGAWICGPMVYLERGLKLPVLGMLYSFLCIMVSLGMGSMVQSNSIAETLEYSFGIPPVPIGIVLTGTVLLVVLGGIARIAFVSERLIPISAGAYMLFSMVVIMSCYDQIPYIFQCIFQDAFRPVSAFSGVAGYQISKSLQYGISRGVFSNEAGLGSMAVLHGAAEDTTPEQQGMWAMFEVFFDTILICTMTAFVILCMTEGDAAGSGYDGAALTAFCFSKRLGLLGEYVVSGAMLIFAFATIIAWYYLGRQAAIYLAERLKERNTLYILQRILRGKVYTLLYLGAVFLGCLAKLETVWEFSDIWNGLMALPNIIAIIFLMKEVTVPGNAEEWALKYTRR, encoded by the coding sequence ATGATACATCGTATACATGAAATGGTGTGGGGGCCGTGGCTTTTGGTTTTGTTTTTGGGAACCGGAGTCTTTTTTACGGTAAAGTCGGGGTTTTTTCAGATAAGAAAATTCCCATTTTGGTGGAAGCATACCATTGGAAGCATACAGGAGGATGAGGGAGAAGAAAAAGGGGAAGTGACTAAATTCCAGACAGCCTGTACGGCTTTGGCAGCTACCATTGGGACTGGTAATATCGCCGGTGTGGCTACCGCACTTACAGCCGGCGGACCTGGTGCTATATTCTGGATGTGGGTCTCTGCCGGGATCGGTATGATGACAGGCTATGCGGAGACCATGCTGGGGATCCGTTACCGTTACCGGGATCGGAACGGCGCCTGGATCTGCGGGCCTATGGTTTATTTGGAAAGGGGGCTTAAGCTTCCCGTACTTGGCATGCTATACAGCTTTCTTTGTATCATGGTTTCTCTTGGAATGGGAAGCATGGTGCAGTCCAATTCCATTGCGGAAACTCTTGAGTATTCCTTTGGCATACCGCCGGTTCCCATCGGGATCGTGCTGACTGGAACCGTATTATTGGTGGTACTTGGAGGGATAGCAAGAATCGCCTTTGTTTCCGAGCGGCTTATTCCTATCTCGGCCGGCGCCTATATGCTGTTTTCCATGGTTGTGATCATGTCCTGTTACGATCAGATCCCATATATTTTTCAATGTATTTTTCAGGATGCCTTTCGCCCGGTTTCTGCTTTTTCAGGAGTTGCAGGCTATCAAATAAGCAAAAGCCTGCAATACGGCATATCCAGAGGAGTATTTTCCAATGAGGCAGGGCTTGGGAGCATGGCGGTCCTTCATGGCGCAGCAGAGGATACGACTCCAGAGCAGCAGGGAATGTGGGCCATGTTTGAGGTGTTTTTTGACACCATTTTGATCTGCACCATGACCGCCTTTGTGATCCTGTGCATGACGGAAGGAGATGCAGCCGGCTCAGGCTATGACGGAGCGGCTCTCACCGCCTTTTGTTTTTCAAAACGTTTGGGATTACTTGGGGAATATGTGGTATCAGGAGCCATGCTGATATTTGCTTTTGCTACCATCATTGCATGGTATTATCTGGGACGTCAAGCAGCCATATATCTGGCTGAGCGTTTAAAAGAACGCAATACTCTTTACATACTGCAGCGCATTTTAAGGGGAAAGGTTTATACCCTGCTCTATCTGGGGGCCGTGTTCCTTGGGTGTCTGGCAAAGCTTGAGACAGTGTGGGAATTTTCAGATATCTGGAATGGACTGATGGCGCTTCCTAACATCATTGCTATTATTTTCCTGATGAAGGAGGTAACGGTTCCGGGAAACGCAGAAGAGTGGGCATTGAAATACACCCGCCGGTAA
- the rbsK gene encoding ribokinase, whose translation MRIGVVGSINMDMTVTAQRIPGKGETITGDTISYIPGGKGANQAVAAARLGADVTMFGCVGSDDHGKVLIENLKNEGIHTDYIKVRENQVTGLAVITVAESDNCIIVLAGANNTVDIEYIDGIKEKLLTCDIVLLQQEILQETVEYVIGLCANHGVKVILNPAPAREIKRELVELVDYITPNEHEARIIFGDMADTKSLLRQYPEKLIITQGEKGVIYLNHEKEAVALPARKSNVVDTTGAGDTFNGAFAVALGLYDNMETALTFAVLASGLSVERFGAQGGMPKLKDVIRELEGQSGSCNAGDSYGIGGKP comes from the coding sequence ATGAGAATCGGAGTTGTAGGCAGCATCAATATGGATATGACTGTTACAGCACAGCGGATACCGGGAAAAGGGGAAACAATTACAGGCGATACCATTTCCTATATTCCGGGAGGAAAAGGTGCAAATCAGGCGGTTGCGGCCGCGAGATTAGGTGCGGATGTAACGATGTTTGGCTGTGTGGGAAGCGATGACCATGGAAAAGTTCTGATTGAGAACCTGAAAAATGAAGGTATTCATACAGATTATATAAAAGTACGTGAAAATCAGGTGACAGGGCTGGCTGTCATAACGGTAGCGGAAAGCGATAACTGTATTATCGTTTTAGCAGGAGCAAATAATACGGTAGATATTGAGTATATTGACGGCATCAAAGAAAAGTTATTAACGTGCGACATTGTATTATTGCAGCAGGAGATTTTACAGGAAACCGTGGAATATGTCATTGGCTTATGTGCAAATCATGGAGTAAAGGTCATATTAAACCCGGCACCGGCCAGAGAGATAAAAAGAGAACTGGTAGAGCTGGTTGATTATATTACTCCAAATGAGCATGAAGCCAGGATCATATTTGGAGATATGGCTGATACTAAGTCTTTATTAAGACAATATCCGGAAAAGCTCATTATTACCCAAGGGGAAAAAGGAGTCATTTACCTCAATCATGAAAAAGAAGCAGTGGCTTTACCGGCAAGAAAATCCAATGTAGTTGATACTACGGGAGCAGGGGATACATTTAACGGCGCATTTGCCGTAGCACTTGGATTATACGATAACATGGAAACGGCGCTGACGTTTGCAGTCCTGGCTTCCGGTTTGTCGGTAGAGCGGTTTGGTGCCCAGGGCGGTATGCCGAAACTTAAAGATGTGATCAGAGAGCTGGAAGGCCAGTCTGGCAGTTGTAATGCAGGTGATAGTTATGGGATTGGAGGAAAACCATGA
- a CDS encoding nucleotidyltransferase domain-containing protein, whose product MDDIKHKLTVLARIAEELNHKDVTWAIGASLLLYFKGIASEFHDIDIMIAEDDAETVKDVLLSLGDMKQPNPNAKYKTKCFLEFHVDGVDIDAMAGFVIVNQDKEYYFPLKKENIKDFTEVYGIKIPLQSVEEWRKYYELMGRNEKVKMIDA is encoded by the coding sequence ATGGACGATATAAAGCACAAGCTGACGGTATTAGCGCGTATCGCAGAAGAATTAAATCACAAAGATGTTACATGGGCCATTGGAGCCTCTTTGCTGTTATACTTTAAAGGAATTGCATCTGAGTTTCATGATATAGATATTATGATTGCCGAAGACGATGCGGAAACAGTAAAAGATGTATTATTATCTTTGGGTGATATGAAACAGCCTAATCCAAACGCCAAATACAAAACAAAATGTTTTTTGGAGTTTCATGTTGATGGCGTTGATATTGATGCAATGGCCGGATTTGTTATCGTGAACCAGGATAAGGAATATTATTTTCCATTAAAAAAGGAGAATATTAAAGATTTCACTGAAGTTTATGGCATTAAGATACCCTTACAGTCGGTTGAAGAATGGCGTAAATACTATGAATTGATGGGACGGAATGAAAAAGTAAAAATGATCGATGCATAG
- a CDS encoding helix-turn-helix transcriptional regulator, translating to MDYHSKVGDSLKYIEENLNGKIDLDDLAKRAYLSKYHYHRIFHKVSGESVTRYITRRRMEKAAGDLARTDRPIIDIALEYQYASQESFSRAFLKIYGLTPGKYRKRYSVNSDHMIDLSCRSSKIMNMAA from the coding sequence ATGGATTATCATTCAAAAGTGGGGGACTCGCTTAAATATATCGAGGAAAACTTAAATGGTAAGATTGATCTAGATGATCTTGCAAAAAGAGCCTATCTGTCAAAATATCACTATCATAGAATTTTTCACAAAGTATCAGGAGAATCCGTTACCAGATACATCACCAGAAGGCGGATGGAAAAGGCAGCAGGAGATCTTGCCCGGACAGACAGGCCGATTATCGATATCGCCCTGGAATATCAATACGCTTCTCAGGAATCCTTTTCAAGGGCTTTTTTAAAGATTTATGGACTGACGCCGGGAAAATACCGGAAAAGGTATAGCGTCAATTCCGATCATATGATTGATTTGAGCTGCCGTTCCAGCAAAATCATGAACATGGCCGCATAA
- a CDS encoding peptidylprolyl isomerase: MKNPVITITMDNGDVMKAELYPEIAPNTVNNFISLIKKGFYDGLIFHRVINGFMIQGGCPEGSGMGGPGYSIKGEFSQNGVTNAFKHSEGVLSMARAMNPNSAGSQFFIMHKASPHLDGSYAAFGKITEGMDIVNKIADVKTDYNDRPMKEQKIQSMTVETFGEEYPEPETC, translated from the coding sequence ATGAAAAATCCGGTTATTACGATTACAATGGATAACGGTGATGTGATGAAAGCAGAACTTTATCCGGAGATTGCACCAAACACAGTAAATAATTTTATCAGTTTAATTAAAAAAGGTTTTTATGACGGACTGATCTTCCACAGGGTTATCAATGGGTTTATGATCCAGGGCGGATGTCCGGAAGGAAGCGGAATGGGAGGTCCAGGCTATTCCATTAAAGGAGAATTCAGCCAGAACGGCGTAACCAATGCATTTAAGCATTCTGAGGGAGTGCTTTCCATGGCAAGAGCCATGAACCCCAATTCTGCCGGTTCCCAGTTTTTCATTATGCACAAGGCATCTCCCCATTTGGATGGCTCCTATGCTGCATTTGGTAAGATCACGGAAGGCATGGATATTGTGAACAAAATTGCTGATGTGAAGACCGATTACAATGACCGCCCCATGAAAGAGCAGAAGATCCAGTCCATGACAGTGGAAACCTTTGGGGAAGAATATCCGGAACCGGAGACCTGCTAA
- a CDS encoding AraC family transcriptional regulator: MRNIYRIEFHTGSKEELLPDYAQDFPYIASCSQLDKFIGRFVPWHWHKPVELFYMESGRMEYCTPKGTMIFPAGSGGMVNSNVLHMARPQAESEKNIQFLHLFDPSFIAGQHGSRIEQKYVTPITTAPQAEIIALYPDDPEQAMVLDTIRESFHLSENNFGYEIKLRETLSDIWIRLFDIARPLLKEKGHSNKTNDKIKSMMVYIHEHYAEKISIPEIAAAAYSSERECFRVFHDCLHMTPVEYIKNYRLQSACHMLSDSKETITYISHACGLGSSSYFGKVFREYIGCTPLEYRRKWQENDIKRQK; this comes from the coding sequence TTGAGGAACATTTATAGAATAGAATTCCATACAGGAAGCAAAGAGGAATTATTACCTGATTATGCACAAGACTTCCCATATATTGCCTCCTGCTCCCAATTGGACAAATTTATAGGGCGTTTTGTTCCATGGCATTGGCACAAACCCGTGGAGTTGTTTTATATGGAGAGCGGAAGAATGGAATATTGTACGCCCAAAGGAACCATGATATTTCCCGCAGGTTCCGGCGGAATGGTCAATTCCAATGTGCTTCACATGGCAAGGCCGCAAGCGGAATCAGAAAAAAACATTCAGTTCCTCCATCTTTTTGACCCCTCTTTCATAGCTGGCCAACACGGCAGCCGGATAGAGCAAAAATACGTTACGCCGATTACCACAGCCCCGCAGGCAGAAATTATCGCCTTATATCCTGATGATCCGGAACAGGCAATGGTTTTAGATACTATTCGGGAATCTTTTCACCTTTCCGAAAATAACTTCGGATATGAGATCAAACTTCGGGAAACGTTATCTGACATATGGATCCGGCTTTTCGACATAGCGCGTCCTCTATTGAAAGAAAAAGGGCATTCCAACAAAACAAATGATAAAATAAAATCGATGATGGTATATATCCATGAGCATTATGCAGAAAAAATTTCTATACCAGAGATTGCCGCCGCCGCTTATTCCAGCGAACGCGAATGCTTCCGGGTGTTCCACGATTGCCTGCACATGACACCGGTGGAATATATTAAAAACTACCGTTTACAATCAGCTTGCCATATGCTGTCAGACAGCAAGGAAACGATTACCTATATAAGCCATGCCTGTGGATTAGGAAGCAGCAGCTACTTTGGAAAGGTCTTTCGGGAGTATATCGGCTGCACACCCCTGGAATACCGCCGCAAATGGCAGGAAAATGATATAAAAAGGCAGAAATAA
- a CDS encoding choloylglycine hydrolase family protein translates to MCTAFTLRSRQGETFFGRNMDFSYDIKPHLYIIPKNYEWDNSLNMEKIKDIYCFIGIGQELDGDFGFFDGVNEMGFAAAALYFAGYAQYDTMLDLRDREQIASIDFLHYILGRCADIDDLRQLLKNLSIVGVEDPVTQTVAPLHWMAVDRSGECVVIEQTERGMEVMENPIGVMANSPDFHWHKTNLRNYMEASPYQTEEAIWGNDRLTPFGQAGGTQILPGGYTSPERFVRTAYLKSFIPTPQSRMEAVISCFHVMESVTIPKGAVITSRNSYDYTKYTAFINTATCEYFFKTYDNIQVGMASLFENYLQSPELVNLGGL, encoded by the coding sequence ATGTGCACGGCATTTACCTTAAGATCCCGTCAAGGGGAAACCTTTTTTGGAAGGAATATGGATTTTTCTTATGATATTAAGCCTCATCTTTACATAATTCCAAAGAATTATGAATGGGATAATTCATTAAATATGGAGAAAATCAAGGATATCTACTGCTTTATCGGCATCGGACAGGAACTGGATGGGGATTTTGGATTTTTTGACGGAGTCAATGAGATGGGGTTTGCTGCTGCGGCTCTTTATTTTGCAGGCTATGCCCAATATGATACCATGCTGGATTTAAGGGACAGGGAACAAATTGCATCCATTGATTTCCTTCATTATATTTTAGGAAGATGCGCAGATATCGATGATTTACGGCAATTACTGAAGAATCTCTCAATCGTAGGAGTAGAGGATCCGGTGACACAGACTGTGGCCCCTTTGCATTGGATGGCGGTAGACCGCAGCGGGGAATGTGTTGTCATAGAGCAGACGGAAAGAGGGATGGAAGTAATGGAAAATCCCATTGGCGTTATGGCTAACAGTCCCGATTTTCACTGGCATAAGACGAACCTGAGAAATTACATGGAGGCTTCTCCCTATCAGACCGAGGAGGCCATCTGGGGGAATGACCGACTGACTCCATTTGGACAGGCGGGAGGTACCCAGATTCTGCCGGGAGGATATACTTCTCCGGAGCGCTTTGTCAGGACCGCTTATTTAAAATCATTTATTCCAACACCTCAAAGCCGGATGGAAGCGGTTATTTCATGCTTTCATGTCATGGAGAGCGTTACCATTCCGAAAGGAGCAGTCATAACAAGCCGGAATTCTTATGATTACACCAAATATACAGCCTTCATCAATACAGCGACCTGTGAATATTTTTTCAAGACTTATGACAATATACAGGTAGGAATGGCAAGTCTTTTTGAGAATTACTTACAATCCCCGGAGCTTGTGAATCTGGGGGGACTATAG